One region of Spiroplasma culicicola AES-1 genomic DNA includes:
- a CDS encoding carbohydrate ABC transporter permease — translation MNKIKSNSNFAKLHSQYLQQQESLKDDKLALTNVKAEFENNVIKLNDSNDFYTFKEINHARKIKVKNIKSQIKASKDIEQKYLLSNQIFNLNDQAINFTNKIIFNSYILFFISIYFWFIKKGNKKYLNFVNYKYNRKLNKQILFTSTMAGEKFVQKFFNKLWQGTFLFVMAIIIIFPFYWMLITSLRGSDEFDPMNPMSFFPKTWSFEAYRKLFEYINDDSSKFKITLIRFFINSIIISLITTILQLTVSVIAGFGLANWKTKPQGIILIIMLSTVMIPGEALLIGQYIFMVQLGWKNTILALVVPFISNVFTIYLMSSAFSQVGGSVKHAAKVDGLSTWKYFWKVALPSIKSTIVTSFVISLISSWNAVLWPTMVLSNGSDWVTLPMLLWDLMKASGGEPGTILEDFARDPQNLKMAGAILSILPMLIMFLFCNKLIIRGISRDKGDKG, via the coding sequence ATGAATAAAATTAAATCTAATAGTAATTTTGCAAAATTACATTCACAATATTTACAACAACAAGAAAGTTTGAAAGATGACAAACTTGCTTTAACAAATGTTAAAGCTGAATTTGAAAACAATGTAATAAAATTAAATGATAGTAATGATTTTTATACTTTTAAAGAAATTAATCATGCTCGAAAAATTAAAGTAAAAAATATTAAGTCACAAATTAAAGCTTCAAAAGATATTGAACAAAAATATCTTTTATCAAATCAGATATTTAATCTTAATGATCAAGCAATTAACTTTACTAATAAAATAATTTTTAACAGTTATATCTTATTTTTCATTTCAATTTATTTTTGATTCATCAAAAAAGGAAATAAAAAATATTTAAACTTTGTAAATTATAAATACAATCGAAAATTGAATAAACAAATTTTATTTACAAGCACAATGGCTGGTGAAAAATTTGTACAAAAATTCTTTAATAAATTATGACAAGGAACATTCTTATTTGTAATGGCAATTATTATTATTTTTCCATTCTACTGAATGTTAATCACTTCACTTAGAGGTTCTGATGAATTTGATCCAATGAATCCAATGTCATTCTTTCCAAAGACATGATCTTTTGAAGCTTATCGAAAATTATTTGAATATATAAATGATGATTCATCAAAATTTAAAATAACTTTGATTAGATTCTTTATAAACTCAATCATAATTAGTTTAATAACAACAATTTTACAATTAACAGTTTCTGTTATTGCTGGATTTGGTTTAGCAAACTGAAAAACTAAACCTCAAGGAATTATTTTAATAATTATGTTATCAACAGTTATGATTCCAGGAGAAGCATTATTAATTGGACAATACATTTTTATGGTGCAATTGGGTTGAAAAAATACCATTCTAGCTTTAGTCGTACCATTTATTTCAAATGTCTTTACCATCTATTTAATGTCAAGTGCTTTTTCACAAGTTGGGGGTAGTGTTAAACATGCTGCCAAAGTTGATGGTCTTTCAACTTGAAAATACTTTTGAAAAGTTGCTTTACCTTCAATTAAATCAACAATTGTTACATCATTTGTAATTTCATTAATTTCATCATGAAATGCAGTCTTGTGACCAACAATGGTTTTAAGTAATGGTTCAGATTGAGTAACATTGCCAATGCTCTTGTGAGATTTAATGAAAGCTAGTGGGGGAGAACCTGGTACTATCTTGGAAGATTTTGCACGTGATCCTCAAAACTTAAAAATGGCTGGAGCAATTTTATCCATCTTGCCAATGTTAATAATGTTCTTATTCTGTAATAAACTAATAATTCGTGGAATTTCACGAGATAAAGGAGATAAGGGATAG
- a CDS encoding MBL fold metallo-hydrolase, producing MKKLISLMLSFSITSSLAANVVACGTNFNVKISSDVSYYTLSVGNGLFSYLQVENKAILFDAGVGLQDGASWTGELQKGNQFQSDFMKSTGVEEIEAIFITHNHSDHYGNLDAITKNFKVNNIVMPYNYSSLQKRFVNDKEKSNIGDSKIFVDQNTNIVEEYKKSYQYLGIKFENWSYTAKEYMKSTLSNESDENNRSSILYASINDHALLITGDAEENIGKEVMKNRDLRKVETLQVPHHGSGNMLSANFVKNLDPTYCYVSGTNAKNSEWKDYANSLQFPTYSGYTKIRTCNEIYLTGTYLDDSGYSDDFTDEFDQFEGSFEYQIKTDGSTALNYYEQTIINPIFE from the coding sequence ATGAAAAAACTAATTTCTTTAATGCTTTCTTTTAGTATTACAAGTTCACTTGCAGCAAATGTTGTTGCATGTGGAACTAATTTTAATGTCAAAATTTCATCTGATGTGTCATATTACACTTTGTCTGTTGGTAATGGTTTATTTTCTTATTTACAAGTTGAAAATAAAGCAATTCTCTTTGATGCAGGTGTAGGTTTACAAGATGGAGCTTCTTGAACTGGTGAATTACAAAAGGGAAATCAATTTCAAAGTGATTTTATGAAATCAACTGGAGTTGAAGAAATTGAAGCAATTTTTATCACTCATAATCATTCAGATCATTATGGGAATTTAGATGCTATTACTAAAAATTTTAAAGTTAACAATATTGTTATGCCTTATAATTATTCTTCATTACAGAAACGCTTTGTGAATGACAAAGAGAAATCAAACATTGGAGATTCAAAAATATTTGTAGATCAAAATACAAATATAGTCGAAGAATATAAAAAATCATATCAATATTTAGGAATTAAATTTGAAAATTGAAGTTACACTGCAAAAGAATATATGAAAAGTACACTTTCTAATGAAAGTGATGAAAATAATCGCAGTTCAATTCTTTATGCAAGTATTAATGATCACGCATTACTAATTACAGGAGACGCTGAAGAAAACATTGGAAAAGAAGTTATGAAAAATAGAGATTTAAGAAAAGTTGAAACTTTACAAGTTCCTCATCATGGAAGTGGAAATATGTTAAGTGCTAACTTTGTTAAAAATCTAGATCCAACTTATTGTTATGTTTCTGGAACAAATGCCAAAAATTCAGAATGAAAAGATTATGCAAATAGTTTACAGTTTCCAACTTATAGTGGTTATACAAAGATCAGAACTTGTAATGAAATTTATCTAACAGGAACTTATCTTGATGATTCTGGCTATTCTGATGATTTTACAGACGAATTTGATCAATTTGAAGGTTCATTTGAATATCAAATCAAAACTGATGGTTCAACTGCATTAAATTACTATGAACAAACAATTATCAATCCAATATTTGAATAA
- a CDS encoding aminotransferase class V-fold PLP-dependent enzyme produces MKKQILFTPGPQSNCMSEISSNIFHRSQEAENIFASLKTTLQSTFNSQEVLIFPSSATETMDIFIRSLDKNNKNISLINTGYWAKNIEKIIKGNGFKVVEYQTDIFNLNEFQLEDIIKNDPSDIFFSVINETSTGFMYDFELIYKVLNKYNKLLFIDAVSYPVFYHLHTAKQTTCDFFLMTSAKSFNSYPGFSFIGFKNEINSYQIFKNEGYLTIELFKKFESINQMPHTYNAALLQIIKNNVEWTLKNDQQIIEHVNKLRTKLINEFQKININVYNKDFIEKSNLVVFYFNNQVNVNQLKIYLNENDIFFGADLIAKNTIRICLTISNTIEDIEKLVQLTKEFIAQL; encoded by the coding sequence ATGAAAAAACAAATTTTATTTACACCAGGACCTCAATCAAATTGTATGAGTGAAATATCAAGTAATATTTTTCACAGATCTCAAGAAGCTGAAAATATCTTTGCAAGTTTAAAAACAACTTTACAATCAACATTTAATTCTCAAGAAGTATTAATTTTTCCATCAAGTGCAACAGAAACTATGGATATTTTTATTCGTTCTTTAGATAAAAACAATAAAAATATTTCATTAATAAATACAGGATATTGAGCAAAAAACATTGAAAAAATCATTAAAGGTAATGGTTTTAAAGTAGTTGAATACCAAACAGATATTTTTAACCTTAATGAGTTTCAACTTGAAGATATTATTAAAAATGATCCTTCTGATATCTTTTTTTCAGTTATTAATGAAACTTCAACTGGTTTTATGTATGACTTTGAATTAATTTATAAGGTTTTGAATAAATACAATAAACTATTATTTATTGATGCTGTTAGTTATCCTGTATTTTATCATTTACATACAGCTAAACAAACAACATGTGACTTTTTCTTAATGACTTCTGCAAAAAGTTTTAATTCTTATCCAGGTTTTTCATTTATTGGATTTAAAAATGAAATTAATAGCTATCAAATTTTTAAAAATGAAGGTTATTTAACAATTGAATTATTTAAAAAATTTGAATCTATTAATCAAATGCCCCATACTTATAATGCTGCATTATTACAAATTATAAAAAATAATGTTGAATGAACATTAAAAAATGATCAACAAATAATTGAACATGTAAATAAGTTAAGAACTAAACTAATTAATGAATTTCAAAAAATTAATATTAATGTTTATAATAAAGATTTTATTGAAAAATCAAATTTAGTAGTTTTTTATTTTAACAATCAAGTTAATGTAAATCAGTTAAAAATATATTTAAATGAAAATGATATTTTCTTTGGAGCAGATTTGATTGCAAAAAATACAATTAGAATCTGTTTGACAATTTCAAACACAATTGAAGATATTGAAAAACTTGTTCAATTAACTAAAGAATTCATTGCTCAATTATAA
- a CDS encoding lipoprotein, with protein MKKLLSILGSVSLMSTATVTTVISCQAVPPDRTFKDITSIDKLWDTKNADKISIGAILNEDQTKVDMAKLIQELMRLIQFRFNYEEKQKIETSLLDTNIKIYFKYTDQEKDAEQIYDLLVSTAKKYGENKFFKIPLNFIIEDISEPTNILTVEKTFYLVNNGSFRATYNGSENYDFEYIKGFNMTNNFYELSTAGQTTEEEIKDKLWLSDRYIAKTYSSSNFEEEVKGAILGSFLDMLNNDNYNYSVSSINQKIGKDYVTDWKYNTALTIIKTAYDISESSSKLYESELITAASQIVKVVEGEDLKNLQDASNEVRNVKVTLFGQEIIVNSVQALKN; from the coding sequence ATGAAAAAATTATTATCTATTTTAGGAAGTGTTTCACTGATGTCAACAGCAACTGTTACAACAGTGATTTCTTGTCAAGCAGTACCTCCAGATCGTACTTTTAAAGACATAACATCAATTGATAAATTATGAGATACAAAAAATGCTGATAAAATCTCAATTGGGGCAATCTTAAATGAAGACCAAACAAAAGTTGATATGGCTAAATTAATTCAAGAATTAATGAGATTAATTCAATTTCGTTTTAATTACGAAGAAAAGCAAAAAATTGAAACTAGTTTATTAGATACTAATATCAAAATTTACTTTAAATATACTGATCAAGAAAAAGATGCGGAACAAATTTATGACCTTTTAGTAAGTACTGCTAAAAAATATGGAGAAAATAAATTTTTTAAAATTCCTTTAAACTTTATAATTGAAGATATTAGTGAACCAACAAATATTCTTACTGTTGAAAAGACATTTTATTTAGTAAATAATGGTTCTTTTAGAGCTACTTATAATGGTTCAGAAAACTATGATTTTGAATATATTAAAGGATTTAATATGACAAATAATTTTTATGAATTAAGTACTGCAGGTCAAACTACAGAAGAAGAAATTAAAGATAAGTTATGATTAAGTGACAGATACATAGCAAAAACTTATTCTTCTTCAAATTTTGAAGAAGAAGTTAAAGGAGCAATTCTTGGGTCATTTCTAGATATGCTTAATAATGATAATTACAATTATTCAGTTTCATCAATTAACCAAAAAATTGGTAAAGATTACGTGACTGATTGAAAATATAACACAGCTTTAACAATAATAAAAACTGCTTATGATATTTCAGAAAGTTCTAGCAAACTTTATGAATCTGAACTTATAACAGCAGCTAGTCAAATAGTTAAGGTTGTAGAAGGTGAAGATTTAAAAAATCTACAAGATGCAAGTAATGAAGTTCGTAATGTCAAAGTGACATTATTTGGTCAAGAAATTATTGTAAATTCAGTGCAAGCTTTAAAAAATTAA
- a CDS encoding transcription antitermination factor NusB: MEQKSISYLKKQRRNSVQVLYRTCLLEENVIKVKQEMLDNFLIENLDSQVNEYITIILDSFDDLKETIIPLIGRTWSWERLPHVIKAILINGVYEITNNIAPKAVVISESIDMVREFLPSWDTNFINALLDQVNL; the protein is encoded by the coding sequence ATGGAACAAAAAAGTATTAGTTATTTGAAAAAACAAAGAAGAAATTCAGTACAAGTCTTATATCGTACATGTTTATTAGAAGAAAATGTTATTAAAGTAAAACAAGAAATGTTAGACAACTTTTTAATTGAAAACTTAGATAGTCAAGTAAATGAATACATTACCATTATTTTAGATTCATTTGATGATTTAAAAGAAACAATTATTCCTTTAATTGGAAGAACTTGAAGTTGAGAAAGATTACCTCATGTTATTAAAGCAATTTTAATCAATGGTGTTTATGAAATTACTAATAATATTGCTCCAAAAGCAGTTGTTATTAGTGAATCAATTGATATGGTAAGAGAGTTTTTACCTTCATGAGATACAAATTTTATTAATGCATTATTAGATCAAGTTAATTTATAA
- the xseA gene encoding exodeoxyribonuclease VII large subunit — protein sequence MDAVILSISDLSDNLKYHLESSNAFKNINIKGEISNLTYNKSGHIYFSLKDADSKVDCAIWKSNAQKFTDLNPSEGTEIIATGTISFYKPSGKITFTVVDVKIDGIGALAELYTKRFKEYEAKGWFAQEFKKSIKKIPLNIGIITAATGDAVRDLITTMKRRFPIVNIFLFPTLVQGDGAAKDISKKIKQANDFSPQLDTLIVGRGGGSYEDLWAFNEIEVIEAIKNSDIPIISGVGHEPDITLTDHVADLRASTPTAAGEAATPDVNVLINSLNSTHQNFANILLTKINNIKTNFNNITTNLHTAVKNKIDKEQNNLNSTIESFRSSFTNKIRNIKINLINFQDYFAKSLKTKLEIIKQELEKQVELINLLDPTRPLLKGFALIMQDKKTLKSVNDIDSSKPMSAKLIDGTLKLSIDEIIRED from the coding sequence ATGGATGCAGTAATTTTGAGTATAAGTGATTTGAGTGATAATTTAAAATATCATCTTGAATCATCAAATGCTTTTAAAAATATAAATATAAAAGGTGAAATCTCAAATTTAACTTACAATAAATCTGGGCACATTTATTTTTCACTTAAAGATGCTGACAGTAAAGTTGATTGTGCTATTTGAAAATCAAATGCACAAAAATTTACTGATTTAAATCCAAGTGAAGGAACAGAAATTATTGCAACAGGGACAATTTCATTTTATAAACCCTCAGGAAAAATTACTTTTACAGTAGTTGATGTCAAGATTGATGGAATTGGTGCTCTTGCAGAATTATATACCAAACGTTTTAAAGAATATGAAGCTAAGGGTTGATTTGCACAAGAATTTAAAAAGTCAATTAAAAAAATACCTTTAAATATTGGAATTATAACTGCTGCAACAGGAGATGCAGTTAGAGATTTAATTACAACAATGAAAAGACGTTTTCCAATTGTAAATATCTTTTTATTTCCAACCTTAGTGCAAGGAGATGGAGCTGCAAAAGATATTTCCAAAAAAATTAAACAAGCAAATGATTTTTCACCTCAACTTGATACTTTAATTGTAGGAAGAGGTGGGGGAAGTTATGAAGATCTATGAGCATTTAATGAAATTGAAGTTATTGAAGCAATTAAAAATTCAGACATTCCAATTATTTCAGGAGTTGGACATGAACCAGATATTACTCTTACAGATCATGTTGCAGATTTAAGAGCAAGTACCCCAACAGCTGCAGGAGAAGCTGCAACTCCTGATGTAAATGTTTTAATCAATAGTTTAAACAGTACTCATCAAAACTTTGCAAATATCTTGTTAACAAAGATTAACAATATTAAAACCAACTTTAATAATATAACTACCAATTTGCATACTGCAGTTAAAAATAAAATAGATAAAGAACAAAATAATTTAAATTCAACAATTGAGAGCTTTAGAAGTTCTTTTACAAATAAAATTAGAAATATCAAAATTAATTTAATTAATTTTCAAGATTATTTTGCAAAGAGTTTAAAAACTAAATTAGAAATAATTAAACAAGAATTAGAAAAACAAGTTGAGTTAATAAATTTATTAGACCCAACAAGACCCTTACTAAAAGGATTTGCATTAATTATGCAAGATAAAAAAACATTAAAATCAGTTAATGATATTGATTCTTCCAAACCAATGAGTGCCAAATTAATTGATGGTACTTTAAAGTTAAGCATTGATGAAATCATTAGAGAGGACTAA
- the xseB gene encoding exodeoxyribonuclease VII small subunit, translated as MENKNFTEILDQIKEISKKLNDPSTSIEDSIDLFKNGTAIIKEAKQHLETIEGEVNKVLENNQVEDFK; from the coding sequence ATGGAAAACAAAAACTTTACAGAAATTTTAGATCAAATTAAAGAAATTTCAAAAAAATTAAATGATCCTTCAACTTCAATTGAAGATTCAATTGATTTATTTAAAAATGGAACTGCTATTATTAAAGAAGCAAAACAACATTTAGAAACAATTGAAGGTGAAGTTAATAAAGTACTTGAAAATAATCAAGTTGAAGATTTTAAATAG
- a CDS encoding Ohr family peroxiredoxin, giving the protein MKKIYEAVIKNTGGRDGYVISPDETFKYKITAPGVKTNNSTNPEQLFAAGYSSCFNGALQLVMKLHNNVHPSTITAKVSLFEDDKTGFTIQVVLEVKIEDIDHETATKFVAEADQVCPYSKAIKNNVKVDIIVL; this is encoded by the coding sequence ATGAAAAAAATTTATGAAGCAGTAATTAAAAACACTGGAGGAAGAGATGGTTATGTTATATCACCAGATGAAACATTTAAATATAAAATAACAGCACCTGGAGTTAAAACAAACAATTCTACAAATCCAGAACAACTATTTGCAGCAGGATATAGTTCATGTTTTAATGGAGCATTACAATTAGTTATGAAACTTCACAATAATGTCCATCCAAGTACTATCACAGCTAAAGTGTCATTATTTGAAGATGATAAAACAGGTTTTACAATTCAAGTAGTTTTAGAAGTTAAAATTGAAGATATCGATCACGAAACTGCAACAAAATTTGTTGCAGAAGCAGACCAAGTATGTCCTTATTCTAAAGCAATCAAAAATAATGTAAAAGTTGACATTATAGTACTTTAA
- a CDS encoding 1-deoxy-D-xylulose-5-phosphate synthase N-terminal domain-containing protein: MRLENIENFKDIYGKKNTKHLGELCESIRETLINHTNENGGHIGSSLGVIELTVALLAHYNLDDSIILFDTGHQSHVYKLLTNRKNTFKTLGQYCGISNFQEMKESEFDWISNGHSGTALAYAYAYSKAKTKKNIISVLGDASFYGSYSHAGLINLSNLDHKNIIILNDNDQAIGENAIRINDIEKYCQSLNIDYLVCEQGNDIKSLLKILHKADEIENHVLIHVKTVKANKYNGTKPLSFLHTTQDDLTDTYTQLVSEQIEKIFDENSYLISPAMLNTSSFSNLKEKYPDQVIDCGINEELCALIAAGLAKAGKKVYVSVYATFFQRMFDQLVHDIVRNKLPIVFLIDRAGINYKGGVSHHGIYDVSLALNFKDHLLFHPFTKNDVQNIGYLIKQNQGELMFIRYEKEKVYDFGEYISFDSGKWYELIYNSEYKKTIIAYGSVLGELYNHIKENNLEINLINARFLNPIDHDLLVKHINNQMYIYEQVIDRNNLFANIRSYLTNKTDIYPIAIKSRNVEQGQKSNLLSSLGLDVSKILQYIAKK; this comes from the coding sequence ATGAGATTAGAAAATATTGAAAACTTTAAAGATATATATGGTAAGAAAAATACAAAGCATTTAGGAGAATTGTGTGAAAGTATTAGAGAAACTTTAATCAATCACACTAATGAAAATGGGGGACATATTGGTAGTAGTCTTGGTGTAATTGAATTAACAGTTGCACTTTTAGCACACTATAATTTAGATGATTCAATCATACTATTTGACACTGGTCACCAATCACATGTTTATAAATTATTGACTAATCGTAAAAATACTTTTAAAACTCTTGGCCAATATTGTGGAATATCAAATTTTCAAGAAATGAAAGAAAGCGAATTTGATTGAATATCAAATGGACATAGTGGAACTGCTTTAGCTTATGCATATGCATATAGTAAAGCCAAAACTAAAAAAAATATTATCTCCGTTTTAGGAGATGCATCATTTTATGGATCATATTCACATGCTGGACTTATAAATTTATCAAATCTTGATCACAAAAACATCATCATTTTAAATGACAATGACCAAGCAATTGGTGAAAATGCAATTCGTATTAATGATATTGAAAAGTATTGTCAATCACTGAATATTGATTATTTAGTTTGTGAACAAGGAAATGATATTAAAAGTTTATTAAAAATATTGCATAAAGCAGATGAAATTGAAAATCATGTTTTAATTCATGTCAAAACTGTTAAAGCAAATAAATATAATGGTACAAAACCTTTGAGTTTCTTACATACAACTCAAGATGATTTAACAGATACTTATACACAATTAGTGTCTGAACAAATTGAAAAAATATTTGATGAGAATTCTTATTTAATTTCTCCAGCAATGTTAAATACTTCAAGTTTTAGCAATCTAAAAGAAAAATATCCCGATCAAGTAATTGATTGTGGTATTAATGAAGAGTTATGTGCTCTAATTGCTGCAGGTCTTGCAAAAGCTGGTAAAAAAGTTTATGTCTCAGTTTATGCGACATTTTTTCAAAGAATGTTTGACCAATTAGTTCATGATATTGTAAGAAATAAACTTCCAATTGTCTTTTTAATCGATAGGGCGGGTATAAATTACAAAGGGGGAGTTAGTCATCATGGAATATATGATGTTAGTTTAGCTTTAAACTTTAAAGATCACTTACTTTTCCATCCTTTTACTAAAAATGATGTTCAAAATATTGGATATTTAATTAAACAAAATCAAGGTGAATTAATGTTTATTCGTTATGAAAAAGAAAAGGTTTATGATTTTGGAGAATACATTTCATTTGATAGTGGTAAATGATATGAATTAATTTACAATAGTGAATACAAAAAAACTATTATTGCCTATGGTTCTGTTTTAGGCGAATTGTACAATCACATTAAAGAAAACAATTTAGAAATTAATCTGATTAATGCACGATTTTTAAATCCAATTGACCATGACCTATTGGTAAAACATATTAATAATCAAATGTATATTTATGAGCAAGTAATTGATCGCAATAATTTATTTGCCAATATTCGTTCATATTTAACAAATAAAACTGATATTTATCCAATTGCAATAAAAAGTCGCAATGTTGAACAAGGGCAAAAAAGTAACTTGCTTTCTTCACTTGGATTAGATGTCAGCAAAATACTTCAATATATTGCAAAAAAATAA
- a CDS encoding TlyA family RNA methyltransferase, with protein sequence MKKRLDQILLDMQLVDNRNKARSFIIDNKVIVNNEKVTKPGTMFDPEKIKISLLLEEKEYVSRAGKKLDKAIKVWNINLENKVCLDIGSSTGGFTDCCLHFGANFVYAVDVGTNQLDWKLRSNPKVKSMEKTNFRNVTKNFFEQEINFFCCDVSFISVEKILLPLKDIVNDQTDGIILIKPQFESDKEDVKNGKINSKEGHLKSIERVINYCSQNNLYVNDINFSPILGNKKKNIEYLCWIKKENNFKNQNQFDIQKLINDCWKYFENYDDEK encoded by the coding sequence ATGAAAAAAAGATTGGATCAAATTTTATTAGACATGCAATTAGTTGACAATCGCAATAAAGCACGTAGTTTTATTATTGATAATAAAGTGATTGTTAATAATGAAAAAGTAACTAAGCCTGGAACAATGTTTGATCCAGAAAAAATAAAAATTTCTCTTTTACTTGAAGAAAAAGAATACGTGAGTAGGGCAGGTAAAAAACTTGATAAGGCAATTAAAGTTTGAAATATAAATTTAGAAAATAAAGTTTGTTTAGACATTGGAAGTTCAACTGGGGGATTTACAGATTGTTGTTTACACTTTGGAGCTAACTTTGTTTATGCAGTTGACGTTGGAACAAATCAACTTGATTGAAAGTTAAGAAGTAATCCCAAAGTTAAGTCAATGGAAAAAACAAATTTTAGAAATGTAACAAAAAATTTTTTTGAACAAGAAATTAATTTCTTTTGTTGTGATGTAAGTTTTATTTCTGTAGAAAAAATATTATTACCTTTAAAAGATATTGTCAATGATCAAACTGATGGAATAATTTTAATTAAACCTCAATTTGAATCTGATAAAGAAGATGTTAAGAATGGAAAAATAAATTCTAAGGAAGGTCATTTAAAAAGTATTGAGCGTGTCATTAATTATTGTAGTCAAAATAACCTTTATGTTAATGATATTAATTTTTCTCCAATTCTTGGAAATAAGAAAAAAAATATTGAATACTTATGTTGAATAAAAAAAGAAAATAATTTTAAAAATCAAAATCAATTTGATATTCAAAAATTAATTAACGATTGTTGAAAATATTTTGAGAACTATGATGATGAAAAATAA
- the dinB gene encoding DNA polymerase IV: MKNKKVIFLLDMDAFFASCHMAVDPSLKNKNLVVSSPNRRAIITTASYNARSFGIRAGMPMFKAKELCPDIFPVNSDFSLYINFSQKVFDVIYNNFTKKIEVASIDECYLDVTHVWKKYKTVKKLAEAIKNKIHQELNLTCSIGISTNKFLAKTCVDFNKPNGVSILLPEDISSTLWPLPVERMFMIGPLTTKTLNENNIFTIEQLALSDVNNIIQLLGKRGLTLWSWANGIGDDNVEHESNELKSIGNEFTLNYTTANPEEIEEMIYELSLKVSQRARKRFLKGKTIAIIIKYANNNRGFDLKQRKKHNTKQETINEVTNNVEKIYSVAKECFYELWNGEQILLVGVRLTNLIDSIQDKKQLSFEDIDLNDTLNLNDIGKIIYDLELKFGKKLIFTADQLIKFNDKNRSQSKYLKNDNVHISNEEIIKKWQKHKR, translated from the coding sequence ATGAAAAATAAAAAAGTAATTTTTCTTTTAGACATGGATGCTTTCTTTGCAAGTTGTCATATGGCAGTTGATCCTTCTCTTAAAAATAAAAATTTAGTAGTCTCTTCACCAAATAGACGAGCAATAATTACAACTGCAAGCTATAATGCAAGAAGTTTTGGAATTAGAGCAGGAATGCCAATGTTCAAAGCTAAAGAACTTTGCCCTGATATTTTTCCAGTTAACAGTGACTTTAGTTTATATATTAATTTTTCGCAAAAAGTTTTTGATGTTATCTATAATAACTTTACAAAAAAAATTGAAGTTGCTTCAATTGATGAATGTTATTTAGATGTGACTCATGTATGAAAAAAATATAAGACAGTTAAAAAATTAGCAGAAGCTATTAAAAATAAAATTCATCAAGAATTAAATTTAACTTGTTCAATTGGAATTAGTACAAATAAATTTTTAGCAAAAACTTGTGTTGATTTTAATAAACCAAACGGAGTTTCAATTTTGTTACCTGAAGATATCAGTTCAACTTTATGACCTTTACCTGTTGAAAGAATGTTTATGATTGGTCCTTTAACGACTAAAACTTTAAATGAAAACAATATTTTTACAATTGAACAGCTTGCTTTAAGTGATGTCAATAACATAATTCAACTCTTAGGAAAAAGGGGACTTACATTATGAAGTTGAGCCAATGGAATTGGAGACGATAATGTTGAACATGAATCAAATGAACTTAAATCAATTGGAAATGAGTTTACACTAAACTACACAACAGCAAATCCTGAAGAAATTGAAGAAATGATTTATGAATTAAGTTTAAAAGTTTCACAACGTGCTAGAAAAAGATTTTTAAAGGGAAAAACTATTGCTATTATTATTAAATATGCAAATAATAATAGGGGATTTGATTTAAAGCAACGTAAAAAACACAATACCAAACAAGAAACGATTAATGAGGTGACCAATAATGTTGAAAAAATTTATTCAGTTGCCAAAGAATGCTTTTATGAATTATGAAATGGAGAACAAATTTTACTTGTTGGTGTGAGATTAACTAATCTAATTGATTCAATTCAAGATAAAAAACAATTAAGTTTTGAAGATATTGACTTAAATGATACTTTAAATTTAAATGATATTGGCAAAATTATTTATGATCTTGAATTAAAATTTGGTAAGAAATTAATCTTTACAGCAGATCAATTAATTAAATTTAATGACAAAAATAGAAGTCAAAGTAAATATTTGAAAAATGATAATGTTCATATCTCAAATGAAGAAATAATCAAAAAATGACAAAAACATAAAAGATAG